In Sparus aurata chromosome 5, fSpaAur1.1, whole genome shotgun sequence, the genomic window agaagaagaagaagaagaaggaggagaagaagaagaagaagaagaagagagtttCATGACGTTTTTGAAGTTGTGCAGGATAAAAGAGCAGATTATGTTTTGTTGTGATTGATTGAATGAAGTCACAGTTCACGTCACTGgtggatttttaaaaacaccagTTGATCAAAAATGCAAATCAGCCAAAATAAATCCGAATGTAAAACAATTAGaatacatgtaaaataaatcagttcACAGAGGTGAAACTGATCACCGGCTACATGTCGGATCAATGCAGCGCTGACAATACTGATACATGATACATTATTTCAGTATGAAATCAAATGACTGAATCTCTGAAAATTGCAAACAGCCCACATGTGCTTCATTTTGTCCGTCAGATCAGATGAGATCTTGTATTCTTTTTtaaagtggacacatttcaaactcGTCATTTTGTCTCCGGACAGTAATAATATTTAGAAAACACGTGATTTTACGCGTCGGGCTCCGACTCATTtggattttttccccccctaaaCGCTTCCAGCTCAGCTAACAGGACGCAGATGTCACTTGAGCCCCGTCAGGCTTcacttcataaataaataaattagacccACATCACTCGTCCCTCTTCACTCCACCTCTGTACATATTCTCAaacagtatgtacacacacatatgcacactcctttttctttttcagagccTCTTCACCGCGTCAGTGCCCTGCAGAAACACCTCAACCATGATTCTTCTTTACTGAAATTGTCCACACAGTCTCAGTATCAACATATCTTTTAGGTTTATGAGTTGTCTGCAGGGCACCGACACTACAATTCCCATGTTTCCACTTCCGAATATATTTTACACACTTGTTAAATACCACAAACAGTAGCTGGAGTCTGGCCTTTTTCAAGCTCTCGAACAACTGTGAAGGAGCCTCACATGAGATCATATCCAGTTGCTTCATCTATTATTCATGCACTGCTGCTCACACTCCGATGATCTTTTGGGGGACTCGAGCGTCTCCGTTGATCATCCGTCAAACTTCACcttataaaaaacatttttatcgGTTGTCATCAGCGCCAGAACAGCTCAATCAAAACgtagggagaaaaaaaaggggggttcTGTGTCAGGAAAgcatctctttctgttttttgttgttctgtgaGTGAAACACGTCTCTGTTTTAGCCACTAGGTGTCGCCACAGATCGTGTCATGTCTCCTGAAAGAAATCCATCTGCTGCTAAACTAGGTTATCTGGATCTCTAACAGGATTCAGAGGCAATAAATTAGAGCTATATAATCTTTATCATGTGCACCTACATCAAGTATAATTTATGATTCAAATTGGCAACGTTCCTCATTTCCTCTTCCCACATTCACGCTCCAAAAAAACACCCCCACCCAAGATTTCTATAGTGATAAACCGTTAACGATGGCAATGTAGTGTTTTACCGAACAGATCTTAGTGAGcgaaaaaacattcaaaaaaactAACCTGCTAATAAACCTTAAGGCAAAAGGGAATCGTCAAGGCCATTTCCAACACCGATATTGCATAGCTAAGGCAGCACAGAACTCATTACAGTGAATATGTACATCAAACTGTATATTCAATGCCTTTTTTtccctatatatatatacaaaacaCTCGCCTCTACCAGGGAGCACATCGACATGGGTATTTACACATTCATTCACCGAAAGCAACTGACTGTGTTCCAGCGTACAGGTTGGACCGAGGACGAGCTCTCAGCGTGTTTCTGCTTCAGTGACGACGACAACCTTCACCGCTCCTCTTATTTCGAACGCGTAAAAGTTAGACAAAAAAAGTTAACATTTCTCGACTGCGTCGAACGTAAAGTTGAAAACGCGTTACACACCAAgcattttgaaaacaaacatcatctACTTCGACCACATCGACTGTCGTGAGAAGGTGACACCGGACGTTAATAACGGCGGACGACGACTGTACAGAGAGCGGTAGTTGCGTGTGAACGTTCGGAAAAGTCAGAGTAAAGACGAAGGGGGAACCTTTCGTCTGTGTGTCCTATTAGTATATTGTAAATGTGAGTATGATGAGTCCTACGTGAGAGGGCGACGATATCACAGTCAGACCAGTATTTTGACTAATCAAGGCAAGCAGAGACGCTGAGGCGAACCACAAGAGGGAGCTAAATCCGTGAGACTAAAAGGTTTAGTGTTTACACTGTTTACGGAAAGATGCAGCTTTAAATCTCCGGCACTGCACCATCACCCCTCCACGGGGGCACATGGCAGCACatatgctctctctctcttcctctctctctctctgtctttctgtatcGACCGGTGGggaaaaataagaagaagaagaagaaacacctTATGATTGGCAGAAGCATCCCCCATGCACACgttaaaatcacaataaaagtaaatattaaaagaCCATTCCTTTGGTAATAAATAATTTGGCTTGagtgcaaaataaaagcaacGTGAAGCCCCTCCCCCCCGTGCAGCGGCTCAGGGGGGAGAAACTAAGTGAAAAAGAAGGAGTGTTAGACATGCAATGAAAACAGTCTATAGCCCAGTCTtatgaagtctttttttttttacacagtagTCAGAGTTCATGACAACATCATCCCCCCCTCCCTCGTGTCACTTGTGCTACATCCACGCTTCAGTGTCCAGGCTCCCTGACTGTCCGGGGTACGAGCAGTCTTTGTTGCCCATGGCCGGGGAACGTGGCTGAGGATGGATCATGTCTGCGAAGGCCTGGTGAAGGCTTTTACACGTGGCTGGACGACCGGTGGAGTGCGAGCTCTGCGGGGACAGCGGCGGCGGCGTGTGGCACGGGGAGAGCGTGTCGTGGGCCTGCAGATCTCTGTAGCTGACCGGGGTCGGGATGCGCGACGGGCTGTTCTCTGGCCTGTTGTCGATGCGAGGCCTCATCCTGCTTCTCAGTTTGTGCTTCGAGATGGGGCCGACCCCGTCCCCCTTCTTTTGCCCTTTCTTAGACTGCTCCCCGTCGGTGTCTCCGTTGGCCATGGTTGAAGATGGCGGGGGGGAGTCAGAGCGGGATTCGCTCAGGCTGAAGCACATGGAAGAGGTTTCGCTAGAGGAATCCTGGAAGGAGCAGTCCTCGGAGGGGGGGAGGGCCACAGGTGACGGACAAGCCTCAGGAGGCGGGAGGTCATCACTGCCGTCACCATTTTCTAGGTCATACGGTAAGTTTGGCCGGTGATTCTCCAGAGGAACGTCTCCTTCAGGCCCCGTGCCCCAGCCGAGCTGACCCTGCTGACCTGTCAGCCCGCCTGTGGGGGAAAAACCTCCGTGGTCTCCGTTCATATTCCTGCAGTGGAACGCAGGTTGTGAGGGGACCTGATTCAtcaagctgtctgactctgtctctctAAGACCAGGCAGTGAAGATGGAAGCTCCCTCTCCTCCATGGAGCTGGAGATGGCTGGGAGCTTCTTGAGACCTCCTCCACGCTCCCCCCAGTGCTCCGGCTCTCCGTCACCAAAGCTGTGCGGTCCCCCAAAATTGTGTCCATAAAGTAAATTCAAGGGGTCGTCCATCGAGAAGGGACGGGCGTTAGTTCTCTTGGATTCCCTGAGGTCAGGCAGAGTTCCTATCTTTGCGCCCACGTTcagggaggaggacgaggagttAGAGGAAGAATAAGCAGAGTCAGTGACGTTAGCGTCAGTGGGCGCCGGCAGTGAATGTGTCCCAGCTCCCTGCAGGGTCGCCGCTCCAGGGGCTCTGCAGGACACGACTCTAACCTGCTGCGTATTGGCCAGAAACTCAGCCTCGAAGCTGCGATACAGGTCCTGCTCCTTCTGGGGGTCTAGCGTTGGCAGCATCTGGAAGCCGaggcctccctcctcctcttctggcTCCTGGCGCTCCAGGCCGGTCCAGTTCCTATGGTGGCCCCGCCCAGCGGAACGCGCGCCCTGCAATGTCCGAGAGGAGCGTGCAGCGTGATGATGCGAGTTGCGGGGCGAGGAGTGCGGTGAACGTCGACCTCCGGTGACTGGTGGGAGTAGTCTAGATTTCCCTATGGAGGGTGAGCGAGGGGCAGGAGGTCTGGGAGTAGTGATGGTCTTCTTGCTggggctgctgttgttgttgttgttctggagCCCTTTAACTGGCGAGTTGGAGCACGAGGACGACTGCCTCTTGCTGAACCCACCACCTAATCTGGGAGAGGACGGGGGCATCTGTTTGGCCCGAaggtcctcccgtctgtccgaGGGCGGGGGTTGAGGCTCTCTGAAGCCGGATGCAGGTCCCGGGCTGGCGTCACTTGACCGCGTGCGGCTCGATAACTTACTCTGGCTGTGGGAACGTGGAGCGTGGAGCCTCCTCGGGCCCTCGTTTCCAATGGAGCGGCCCCTCTCTGTGCGGGATGTCCGCGACCCATCAGAAGATCCCTGCGGCGGGTTGGGTTTGAGTATCGGAGCGAGCACACCCGGACGTTCCCGAGACTGGCTGCGCGCACGGGGCAGCGAGGGCCGCAGGGAAGGTGTCTGATTTCCACCACCGGGCCTCTCGATCATGTGCCTCCCCTCCTTTCGGTTAACCATCAGGACGACCTCCTCACCAGAGCGGCGTGAGGCGCCACCAAGAGAGtaccgccctcctcctcctcctcctcctcctcctcctcctcccttcgaGGAGGCTGTAGAGGAGTCGCTGTCTCCAGACAGACGTCTCGTCAGCGGTAACTTCGTCTCCTTATTCCTAGAACAcatgaaggagaaaaaaggtcatttatttttataattcaaCCACACACTTGCCGTTATAGATTTTCTAGCCCGACACACATCACAGCAGGAGCATCAGGTTTATAATAATCATCTCCCGGACTTCACTTCCAGTAAAGAACAGAAACCAAGACAGATGTTGCCGAGCGCAGATcaatatgagtgtgtgtttgtaaattGGATATTTGAAGACCCAGTGGACCCAGATAAGAAAATAGCATTcggtaaccctaaccctgttcATCAGCTCATCGTGACAGAGCACACGGGAATGTTTTACAACTATTCCTGTCTGACTTAAACTTCATAAGCATCGGGAGAGAGTGAATGTTTTGTCGAGAATCCGCGAATCAACAGCATGCTGCAGTCTCGTGTTTTGCATTTCGGTCGCGAGGATacagtctttgttttcatgtagaTCACAGGTTCTGGCTTTAATTACAGTTTAATTACCCCGGACGTCTAAAGTCATCCTCAGAAATGAGTCTGCTCTATGTATCCAGGCATGATAATTTGCCCACCTGTTGACCTACTTCCCTAGTTAGCCGTGAGCAGTTGTCGAGGGATAGTTGTCAGATTAGTCTTTATCTGGTCTGGGGCACTTGAAAGGGGATGACCCACCCACACAGGGTTAATTCGCATGAGCTGATGCCTTGACGTCTGGTCTGGGCCACCGCTCGGCAGAGAGATGATACATTCGCTGGATAGAAGCCAAAGTAAACCACCACTCACTCAGCTCGGATCGTGTCAAACAATGGCGCCTTCACACTCTCGCATATAGAGAGCGTATGTGACCAGTTTAACCTTTAACAGCTTCGGGAAAAAGCGGCATATCTTCCGCGTTATGTCCCGTAGGAGGAGCCGCGTGTCACGGGCCTTAACGTGCCGATGCTGTGATGTCAGCAGCCACTTCTCCATCACCGATACGTCGCTTCATCAAACTGCGGCGGGGTTTCATTTATCACACACTTAACTCGGACCATCTGTTGTTGCACTGGCAGGAGAAGAAAGGCTTAAGCAACAGCTCGCAACTGCACCACAGCCATCTTTAGACAGTCGATGGATTAAGTGAATGAAGGTAGAAGAGAGACGAGTGAGGAGAAAGGAGAGCAATCGTGTTCGGTGTTTACCTTCCAGCCACTAGGATGTGCTGCAGGGCGGGCGCTGTGTGATGGATTTGTCTGGGCAATGTCACCTGAGATTAGATAAATCTGCTCTGGTCTAATCTGTGGCTTCCTggcatgtgtatttgtgtgtattcccagttgtgtgtgtttgtgccctTTATCGCCTGTGGGGCGCAACAGAGCAAAAGGCAGAACTGGATCGCGCCCCTGCCAGGCTACTTGACAGAGATTAATTTCTTATCGCGGCAACATACTTAATCCGAACACTTATCCGTGGACATGCGTGGACAACAAACTCACCTGAGAGGATTAAAGTGGCGGGGTTCTGAGCGGTCTCGCGGCGGCCGCGGGAGCAGAGTACGCGCCGCGCCGCAGTCGGGCTCGGTGGAACCAGAGGGGTTCCGAGAGCGTCCGGGCCgcgtggaggagcaggaggaggaggaggaggcacaCGGAGCAGAGGGGGCATccatggagcgcctgtcaggaGGTTTGTACGGTGCGATGCCATCATTTCGCCAGTGTGGACCCGGGCTGGTGGAGCGGGAGGAGTGGGCGCTGGAGGACTTGCTCTGGCCTCCCTGACCTTGGCCGCTGGCTTTAGCCTGGTGGTACCGGTGGGCTGGAGAGACGGATCGATAACAAGTGTTTAAAACAAGCTTGTGACCAACATTGCCAGACAGCTTGTACAATAAACAAGGATGAAAGTCATTCAGAGGTCCAGACATACATCATCGTTGACCACATCAGCACCATCAAGCTCGCAGATAGATAACACACTGAATTCTTCCCTTAGATGGACCCTACCAAAGAAATGCCAACGATCCCACCATTTAGGAAGAACATTTATAGAACGTAGAACTTCTGTAaccacttaaagggatattccggtgtaaatttaatccatggtctaaatcaccgtgaaactgtgttagactccctctcgagagatcaagttagcagaccgctaatttacagagttttatcatcctcagaaacgactgcacgacaacaatacactgcagtaaatggatccaaatataaaccgccaccaaaaagccacaaataatgctcagaacagcaccaaacttcagcaacagtacaaatagggtctcagcacatagtccagggcatctaacctccgctagcttagctagggaagctattgggaagctaaaaacatagTTCAACTCTCtctataaactggcaggtaagacacatatgaactttgattgcttttccatggagtcataatcatacattttcatccatgagccgcggaactctactgcactcggtaatcgactcgtcgggacttcccgtcaacaggaagctgctgcagatgagtggtaaatttagtcagcttttcagtagaaatccagctaagctagcggaggttagatgccccggactatgtgctgagaccctatttgtactgttgctgaagtttggtgctgttctgagcattatttgtggctttttggtggcagtttatatttggatccatttactgcagtgtattgttgtcatgcggtcgtttctgaggttgataaaactccgtaaattagcggtctgctaacttgatctctcgagaggaagtctaacacagtttcacggtgatttagaccatggattaaatttacaccagaatatccctttaatactcTACGGTCTTCAACACGGTTCCTCATTTGGTTAGAAATGTAACACCGATCCTGGTTTCAGCTGGTGTCAGCTGTCCGGGCCAAGCGCTCGGCCCCTGACATCACCGCTCCAGAGGCAGTTCTGACCCGTGGGTGCGGAGGGTCGGTCCCACCCAGCATAGTTATGAACATGTATCAGTGTTCTCTGAACGATCCGGACACTTTATGAGCAAATTAGATCTTCGCGTTGTGAGAACAGATAGCGGTTAGAATTACAGAGCAGGGACGTGCAGCACCAGATAAGACCAGCTGGG contains:
- the gas2l1 gene encoding GAS2-like protein 1 encodes the protein MADQSNIQSSASKSIRPFKSSEEYLYAMKEDLAEWLNTLYDLDLTADTFMDGLGSGCALCRHANNVNRAAQDFQLEHPEAAQSMKVPSKDVVFQSRNVIPGSFLARDNVSNFISWCRQELWIKDVLMFETNDLVERCNEKNFVLCLLEVARRGSKFGMLAPMLIQLEEEIEEEIRDQESLRIDDGEPAEQSPPSRCFSRKESSSKSVEDQEVDEPDPEPFIWPQKRVLCDMRNLDELVREILGRCSCPAQFPMIKVSEGKYKVGDSSALIFIRVLRTHVMVRVGGGWDTLEHYLDKHDPCRCAAFAHRYHQAKASGQGQGGQSKSSSAHSSRSTSPGPHWRNDGIAPYKPPDRRSMDAPSAPCASSSSSCSSTRPGRSRNPSGSTEPDCGAARTLLPRPPRDRSEPRHFNPLRNKETKLPLTRRLSGDSDSSTASSKGGGGGGGGGGGGRYSLGGASRRSGEEVVLMVNRKEGRHMIERPGGGNQTPSLRPSLPRARSQSRERPGVLAPILKPNPPQGSSDGSRTSRTERGRSIGNEGPRRLHAPRSHSQSKLSSRTRSSDASPGPASGFREPQPPPSDRREDLRAKQMPPSSPRLGGGFSKRQSSSCSNSPVKGLQNNNNNSSPSKKTITTPRPPAPRSPSIGKSRLLPPVTGGRRSPHSSPRNSHHHAARSSRTLQGARSAGRGHHRNWTGLERQEPEEEEGGLGFQMLPTLDPQKEQDLYRSFEAEFLANTQQVRVVSCRAPGAATLQGAGTHSLPAPTDANVTDSAYSSSNSSSSSLNVGAKIGTLPDLRESKRTNARPFSMDDPLNLLYGHNFGGPHSFGDGEPEHWGERGGGLKKLPAISSSMEERELPSSLPGLRETESDSLMNQVPSQPAFHCRNMNGDHGGFSPTGGLTGQQGQLGWGTGPEGDVPLENHRPNLPYDLENGDGSDDLPPPEACPSPVALPPSEDCSFQDSSSETSSMCFSLSESRSDSPPPSSTMANGDTDGEQSKKGQKKGDGVGPISKHKLRSRMRPRIDNRPENSPSRIPTPVSYRDLQAHDTLSPCHTPPPLSPQSSHSTGRPATCKSLHQAFADMIHPQPRSPAMGNKDCSYPGQSGSLDTEAWM